One Deinococcus grandis DNA window includes the following coding sequences:
- a CDS encoding response regulator transcription factor encodes MTPQRILIIEDDLDIANVLRMDLTDAGFEVDHADSAMNGLIKAREEQPTLILLDLGLPDFDGGDVVQRLRKNSAVPIIVLTARDTVEEKVRLLGLGADDYLIKPFHPDELLARVKVQLRQRTTESLTMGDLTLDPQKRLVTFKGDELRLSPKEFDILALLIRQPGRVYSRHEIGQDIWQGRLPEGSNVVDVHMANLRAKLRDLDGYGLLRTVRGVGYALRG; translated from the coding sequence GTGACCCCGCAACGCATTCTCATCATCGAGGACGACCTGGATATCGCCAACGTCCTGCGCATGGACCTGACCGACGCCGGCTTCGAGGTCGACCACGCCGACTCCGCCATGAACGGCCTGATCAAGGCCCGCGAGGAGCAGCCCACCCTGATCCTCCTGGACCTGGGCCTGCCGGACTTCGACGGCGGGGACGTCGTGCAGCGCCTGCGCAAGAACAGCGCCGTGCCGATCATCGTGCTGACTGCCCGCGACACCGTCGAGGAAAAGGTGCGCCTGCTGGGCCTGGGCGCCGACGACTACCTGATCAAACCCTTCCACCCGGACGAACTGCTCGCCCGCGTGAAGGTGCAGCTGCGCCAGCGCACCACCGAGAGCCTCACCATGGGCGACCTGACCCTGGACCCGCAAAAGCGCCTCGTGACCTTCAAGGGCGACGAGCTGCGCCTCTCGCCCAAGGAGTTCGACATCCTGGCGCTGCTGATCCGCCAGCCGGGCCGCGTGTACTCCCGCCACGAGATCGGGCAGGACATCTGGCAGGGCCGCCTGCCCGAGGGCAGCAACGTCGTGGACGTCCACATGGCCAACCTGCGCGCCAAGCTGCGTGACCTCGACGGCTACGGCCTGCTCCGCACGGTGCGCGGCGTCGGCTACGCCCTGCGCGGCTGA
- a CDS encoding ribonuclease J, with amino-acid sequence MSNPSKAPRPEGAAPHLEVIPLGGMGEIGKNITAYRFEDEIMVVDAGLAFPESHQMGIDLIIPRIDYLQQNAGLIKGWILTHGHEDHIGGLPYILPRLPRVPVYGAGLTLGLVREKLSEFGIKDGEVDLREVDLSDKVKIGTHFQVEFFRMTHSIPDNAGYLLTTPAGVVMHTGDFKLDEEPSDGKTSDLARIEQAGKDGITLLLSDSTNAERQGRTVSEAEVARNLETLIAGLKGRVFLTTFASNVHRVQNVINIAHRQRRRVVMEGRSMIKYAQVAQTLGYMELPEPFLASDEVGGLQDQQVLYVCTGSQGQPMSVLSRLAFGNHAKIALRRGDSVILSSNPIPGNEEAVNLVINRLYEIGVDVYYPPNYRVHASGHGSQEELATILNLARPKYFLPWHGEPRHQINHARLAQTLPRPPKRTLIARNGDVVRVSQDDFKVTGTVPAGAVYVDGLGVGDIGDDVLLDRVNMSQEGILIMTAVLHPTPHVEIVSRGFVRANRELDAQIRKVALDAIEQGLREKKRLEDVRDDMYGAVRRFVRKVTGRNPVLIPLIVD; translated from the coding sequence ATGAGCAACCCCAGCAAGGCCCCCCGCCCCGAGGGCGCGGCCCCACACCTCGAAGTCATCCCGCTCGGCGGCATGGGCGAGATCGGCAAGAACATCACCGCGTACCGGTTCGAAGACGAGATCATGGTCGTCGACGCGGGCCTGGCGTTCCCCGAGAGCCACCAGATGGGCATCGACCTGATCATCCCCCGCATCGACTACCTGCAGCAGAACGCCGGACTGATCAAGGGCTGGATCCTCACCCACGGGCACGAGGACCACATCGGCGGGCTGCCGTACATCCTGCCCCGCCTGCCGCGCGTGCCGGTGTACGGCGCGGGCCTGACCCTGGGCCTCGTGCGCGAGAAACTTTCCGAGTTCGGCATCAAGGACGGCGAGGTGGACCTGCGCGAGGTGGACCTCAGCGACAAGGTCAAGATCGGCACGCACTTCCAGGTCGAGTTCTTCCGCATGACCCACTCCATCCCCGACAACGCCGGGTACCTGCTCACCACCCCCGCCGGGGTCGTCATGCACACCGGGGACTTCAAGCTCGACGAGGAACCCAGCGACGGCAAGACCAGCGACCTCGCCCGCATCGAGCAGGCCGGGAAGGACGGCATCACGCTGCTCCTGAGCGACTCCACGAACGCCGAGCGTCAGGGCCGCACCGTCAGCGAGGCCGAGGTCGCCCGTAACCTCGAGACCCTCATCGCGGGCCTCAAGGGCCGGGTGTTCCTGACGACCTTCGCGTCGAACGTGCACCGCGTGCAGAACGTCATCAACATCGCCCACCGCCAGCGCCGCCGCGTCGTCATGGAAGGCCGCAGCATGATCAAGTACGCGCAGGTCGCCCAGACCCTGGGCTACATGGAACTGCCCGAACCGTTCCTGGCCAGCGACGAGGTCGGCGGCCTGCAGGACCAGCAGGTGCTGTACGTCTGCACCGGCAGCCAGGGCCAGCCCATGAGCGTCCTGTCGCGCCTGGCGTTCGGGAACCACGCCAAGATCGCGCTGCGCCGCGGCGACAGCGTCATCCTGTCGAGCAACCCCATCCCCGGCAACGAGGAAGCCGTGAACCTCGTCATCAACCGCCTGTACGAGATCGGCGTGGACGTCTACTACCCCCCGAACTACCGCGTGCACGCCTCCGGGCACGGCAGCCAGGAAGAACTCGCGACCATCCTGAACCTCGCCCGGCCCAAGTACTTCCTGCCCTGGCACGGCGAACCCCGCCACCAGATCAACCACGCCCGCCTCGCCCAGACCCTCCCCCGCCCGCCCAAACGCACCCTGATCGCCCGCAACGGCGACGTCGTGCGCGTGTCCCAGGACGACTTCAAGGTCACCGGCACCGTCCCCGCCGGGGCCGTGTACGTGGACGGCCTGGGCGTCGGCGACATCGGCGACGACGTGCTGCTCGACCGCGTGAACATGAGCCAGGAAGGCATCCTGATCATGACCGCCGTGCTGCACCCCACCCCCCACGTCGAGATCGTCTCGCGCGGCTTCGTGCGCGCCAACCGCGAACTCGACGCGCAGATCCGCAAGGTCGCCCTGGACGCCATCGAACAGGGCCTGCGCGAGAAGAAGCGCCTCGAGGACGTCCGCGACGACATGTACGGCGCCGTCCGCCGCTTCGTGCGCAAGGTCACGGGCCGCAACCCCGTCCTGATCCCCCTGATCGTCGACTGA
- the clpP gene encoding ATP-dependent Clp protease proteolytic subunit, which translates to MALMSVIPYVIEQTGRGERMYDIYSRLLKDRIIFVGTPIESQMANTIVAQLLLLDSQNPEQEIQMYINCPGGEVYAGLAIYDTMRYIKAPVSTICVGIAMSMGSVLLMAGDKGKRMALPNSRIMIHQGSAGFRGNTPDLEVQAKEVLHLRDKLVGIYHEHTSIPHDKLMRDMERDYFMSPDEAMGYGLIDSVVDRTRAQEDSV; encoded by the coding sequence ATCGCGCTCATGAGCGTGATTCCCTACGTGATCGAACAGACCGGGCGCGGCGAGCGGATGTACGACATCTACTCCCGTCTGCTCAAGGACCGGATTATTTTCGTGGGCACGCCGATCGAGTCGCAGATGGCGAACACCATCGTGGCTCAGCTGCTGCTGCTGGATTCTCAAAACCCGGAGCAGGAGATCCAGATGTACATCAACTGCCCCGGCGGTGAGGTGTACGCGGGCCTGGCGATCTACGACACCATGCGGTACATCAAGGCGCCCGTGTCGACGATCTGCGTGGGGATCGCGATGAGCATGGGCAGCGTGCTGCTGATGGCCGGGGACAAGGGCAAGCGCATGGCGCTGCCGAACAGCCGCATCATGATCCACCAGGGGTCGGCGGGCTTCCGCGGGAACACCCCGGACCTGGAGGTGCAGGCCAAGGAGGTGCTGCACCTGCGTGACAAGCTGGTGGGCATCTACCATGAGCACACCAGCATTCCGCACGACAAGCTGATGCGGGACATGGAGCGTGACTACTTCATGTCGCCGGACGAGGCGATGGGGTACGGCCTGATCGACAGTGTGGTGGACCGCACGCGGGCGCAGGAGGACAGCGTATGA